The following coding sequences are from one Natrarchaeobaculum sulfurireducens window:
- the leuS gene encoding leucine--tRNA ligase — protein MSDAGYDHATVERRWQAAWEESDVYRTSDDVDDPTYVLGMYPYPSGKLHMGHVRNYTITDAYARYRRMCGDDVLHPMGWDAFGLPAENAAKERDTNPRDWTIDCIDTMREQMEAMGFGYDWDREIATCTPEYYRWNQWLFTRFYEEGLVERRDAEVNWCEECETVLADEQVEGDDELCWRCDSPVVQRDLEQWFLSITEYADELLEAIDDLEGWPNSVRQMQRNWIGRQYGSEVDFEISGHGPVTAFTTRIDTIHGATFFALAPDHPISEELAEEDENVRHFVEHEADPDGDEPNGVETDLTATNPATGEEIPVYVADFVLSDVGTGALMAVPGHDERDHAFATKMGEGIVPVVAPEPADWDGETVPDAPDVSEAAFTDDGVLVNSGDYSGLDSETARERLTADLESATGSTQYQLRDWGISRQRYWGTPIPIVHCSDCGSVPVPESELPVELPEFINTSGNPLDAAEEWKQTTCPECGGDGVRETDTMDTFVDSSWYFLRYASPDLETAPFDVDRANDWMPVDQYVGGIEHAVMHLLYSRFFTKVLADYEGLDHREPFTNLLAQGMVQLEGEKMSKSKGNVVSPQRIVEEYGADTARLFMMQAAQPERDFDWSEEGVRSTNAFLTRLKEMVEAYVSGQPDGEDDAVASYVDAEIDATIAIADAEYDDLTFNRALRETQDLTRTLRQYADYTEPHADTYERGLSAVVRLLAPVAPHLAEELWSELGNDDFVVDAPWPTAEVDRDHVRKRRQLVENTREDVRDIVEVAGIEDPQAIDVVVAPEWKYDALEIAIESDADNLIGELMQQSHIREQGDAAASYGQDLQVEREALSMTLDPEDEREALESAAWLLEREFDAPVSVLPADEADTGVVKKAEPGRPAIEIED, from the coding sequence ATGAGTGATGCGGGATACGACCACGCGACGGTCGAACGGCGCTGGCAAGCGGCGTGGGAGGAGTCGGACGTCTACCGGACGTCCGACGACGTCGACGACCCGACGTACGTCCTCGGGATGTATCCATACCCGTCAGGGAAGCTGCACATGGGTCACGTCCGTAACTACACGATCACGGACGCCTACGCCCGGTATCGCCGAATGTGTGGCGACGACGTTCTCCACCCGATGGGCTGGGACGCGTTCGGACTCCCCGCCGAGAACGCAGCCAAAGAGCGCGACACCAACCCTCGAGACTGGACGATCGACTGCATCGACACGATGCGCGAGCAGATGGAGGCGATGGGCTTTGGGTACGACTGGGACCGGGAAATCGCCACCTGCACGCCCGAGTACTACCGGTGGAACCAGTGGCTGTTCACCCGGTTTTACGAGGAAGGGCTGGTCGAACGCCGCGATGCGGAAGTGAACTGGTGTGAAGAATGTGAGACCGTCCTCGCCGACGAACAGGTCGAAGGCGACGATGAACTGTGCTGGCGCTGTGACTCGCCCGTCGTCCAGCGCGACCTCGAGCAGTGGTTCCTTTCGATTACCGAGTACGCAGACGAGTTGCTCGAGGCGATCGACGACCTCGAGGGCTGGCCGAACTCGGTCCGGCAGATGCAGCGCAACTGGATCGGCCGCCAGTACGGGAGTGAGGTCGACTTCGAGATTTCGGGACACGGACCAGTCACTGCCTTCACTACTCGAATCGATACGATCCACGGCGCGACCTTCTTCGCGCTCGCACCGGATCACCCGATCAGCGAGGAACTCGCCGAGGAAGACGAAAACGTCCGTCACTTCGTCGAACACGAGGCCGACCCCGATGGCGACGAGCCTAACGGCGTCGAGACCGACCTGACCGCGACCAATCCCGCAACCGGCGAGGAGATTCCCGTCTACGTCGCCGACTTCGTCCTCTCCGACGTCGGGACGGGCGCGCTAATGGCGGTCCCGGGTCACGACGAACGCGACCACGCCTTCGCCACGAAGATGGGCGAAGGGATCGTCCCCGTCGTCGCACCCGAGCCCGCCGACTGGGACGGCGAGACCGTCCCCGACGCGCCGGACGTCAGCGAGGCGGCGTTTACCGACGACGGCGTCCTCGTCAACTCCGGCGACTACTCCGGGCTCGACAGCGAGACTGCACGGGAGCGGCTGACGGCCGACCTCGAGAGCGCCACGGGGTCGACCCAGTACCAGCTGCGCGACTGGGGTATCTCCCGACAGCGCTACTGGGGGACGCCGATTCCGATCGTCCACTGCAGCGATTGTGGCTCGGTTCCAGTCCCCGAATCGGAGCTGCCGGTCGAACTCCCCGAGTTCATCAACACCTCTGGCAACCCGCTCGACGCCGCCGAGGAGTGGAAACAGACGACCTGTCCCGAGTGTGGCGGCGACGGCGTCCGCGAGACGGACACGATGGACACCTTCGTCGACTCCTCGTGGTACTTCCTGCGGTACGCCTCGCCCGACCTGGAGACGGCCCCGTTCGACGTCGACCGCGCCAACGACTGGATGCCCGTCGACCAGTACGTCGGCGGCATCGAACACGCCGTGATGCACCTGCTGTACTCGCGATTTTTCACCAAGGTGCTCGCCGACTACGAGGGACTCGACCACCGCGAGCCGTTTACGAACTTACTCGCTCAGGGGATGGTCCAGCTCGAGGGCGAGAAGATGTCCAAATCGAAGGGCAACGTCGTCTCACCCCAGCGGATCGTCGAAGAGTACGGCGCGGACACCGCTCGCCTGTTCATGATGCAGGCCGCCCAGCCCGAGCGGGACTTCGACTGGAGCGAGGAGGGTGTCCGTTCGACGAACGCCTTCCTCACGAGGCTGAAGGAGATGGTCGAAGCGTACGTTTCCGGTCAGCCCGACGGCGAGGACGATGCCGTCGCGAGTTACGTCGACGCGGAGATCGACGCGACGATCGCCATCGCCGACGCGGAGTACGACGACCTCACGTTCAACAGGGCGCTACGTGAAACCCAGGATCTGACGCGGACGCTGCGGCAGTACGCCGACTACACCGAACCCCACGCCGACACTTACGAGCGCGGCCTCTCCGCGGTCGTCCGGCTGCTGGCTCCCGTTGCACCGCATCTCGCCGAAGAGCTGTGGAGCGAACTGGGCAACGACGACTTCGTCGTCGACGCCCCGTGGCCGACTGCCGAGGTCGACCGCGATCACGTCCGAAAACGCCGCCAACTCGTCGAGAACACGCGCGAGGACGTTCGCGACATCGTCGAGGTCGCCGGCATCGAGGACCCACAGGCGATCGACGTCGTCGTCGCCCCCGAGTGGAAGTACGACGCCTTAGAGATCGCAATCGAATCCGACGCCGACAACCTCATTGGCGAACTCATGCAGCAGTCACATATCCGCGAGCAGGGCGACGCCGCCGCCAGCTACGGCCAGGATCTCCAGGTCGAACGCGAGGCTCTCTCGATGACACTCGATCCCGAGGACGAACGCGAGGCCCTCGAGTCGGCTGCCTGGCTGCTCGAGCGCGAGTTCGACGCGCCGGTGTCGGTCCTGCCAGCCGACGAGGCCGACACGGGCGTCGTGAAGAAGGCCGAACCCGGCCGACCGGCGATCGAGATCGAGGACTGA
- a CDS encoding heterodisulfide reductase-related iron-sulfur binding cluster, producing the protein MNVVAQSEVGRETYLGISNTEYLLFYLLVVITIAVFAFGVYQRFSRYAAGDDDPFDRLNDLSSRIVSATKTVLSNEKNFNRDLYGGLMHSFILWGFLTLLIATTILAVEQYGTELLFGIVFWEGDFYLAYQFIVDAMGLLFVVGIGMAMYRRYWVRNHRLWGRHTSLEDDIFIWTLFVLGVGGFLLEGARIYVTGMPEHEVVSFVGYAIALVFQAIGVPTTGAAGNPSDYVALAHAGFNAETIHWLVWWKHSLVALFFIAWIPYAKPFHMLSSFANVVVRDEKAGKRLPNVPADLDATNAESIDDFTWSELLDQDACTKCGRCSSVCPAKASDRPLDPRNVILDLKKYREELDNGGDEKAIVADGGTSVINTETMESCMACMACMDACPVEIEHLQSFTRLNRQMTDQGDIAPSMQDVFQNVMQNGNTFGDSPRSRGDWADDLEFDVSDAREEDVEYLWYVGDFPSYDERNKQVARSLATILKEADVSFGILFDDEKYDGNDIRRVGEEFLYVELAGHHVETWEDCEFEKIVCTDPHSYNTFKNEYPEVDFEEFADDPMMPFEIEEQWNEDGEIEVLHWTQAVEELVTEGTLELSGTELDYTVTYHDPCHLGRYNDEYEAPRELIKATGCTLDEMPRNRANAFCCGGGGGGLWMDFEEEPKPSEERIREALEDTDAGADIEKFVVACPMCMTMYEDGRKTGGYEDEIEIVDVAELIVEAIGAEEEANLEVAAD; encoded by the coding sequence ATGAACGTTGTAGCGCAATCGGAGGTGGGACGGGAGACGTACTTGGGGATCAGCAACACCGAGTACCTGCTGTTCTACCTGCTGGTCGTTATCACCATTGCGGTGTTCGCCTTCGGCGTGTACCAGCGATTCAGCCGGTACGCGGCGGGCGACGACGACCCCTTCGACAGACTCAACGACCTCTCGAGTCGGATCGTCAGCGCAACCAAGACCGTCCTCTCGAACGAGAAGAACTTCAATCGCGACCTCTACGGCGGCCTGATGCACTCGTTTATCCTCTGGGGCTTCCTGACGCTGCTGATCGCGACGACGATCCTCGCCGTCGAGCAGTACGGTACCGAGTTGCTCTTCGGCATCGTCTTCTGGGAGGGCGACTTCTATCTCGCCTACCAGTTCATCGTCGACGCGATGGGACTGCTGTTCGTCGTCGGAATCGGGATGGCGATGTATCGTCGCTACTGGGTGCGTAACCACCGTCTCTGGGGGCGACACACCTCTCTCGAGGACGATATCTTCATCTGGACACTGTTCGTCCTCGGCGTCGGTGGCTTCCTGCTCGAGGGCGCTCGAATCTACGTAACCGGCATGCCAGAACACGAGGTCGTCAGCTTCGTCGGCTACGCCATTGCGCTGGTGTTCCAGGCGATTGGCGTGCCCACGACCGGCGCCGCGGGCAATCCGAGCGACTACGTCGCACTCGCCCACGCCGGTTTCAACGCCGAGACGATTCACTGGCTCGTCTGGTGGAAGCACTCGCTGGTCGCGTTGTTCTTCATCGCGTGGATTCCCTACGCCAAGCCGTTCCACATGCTCTCGTCGTTCGCGAACGTCGTCGTTCGCGACGAGAAAGCGGGCAAACGCCTGCCCAACGTTCCGGCTGATCTGGATGCGACCAACGCCGAGTCCATCGACGACTTCACCTGGTCCGAACTGCTCGATCAGGATGCCTGTACCAAGTGTGGCCGCTGTTCGTCGGTCTGCCCCGCGAAGGCTTCCGACCGACCGCTCGACCCACGCAACGTCATCCTCGACCTGAAAAAGTACCGTGAGGAACTCGACAACGGCGGCGACGAGAAGGCGATCGTCGCCGACGGCGGCACCTCGGTGATCAACACCGAGACGATGGAGTCCTGTATGGCCTGTATGGCCTGTATGGACGCCTGTCCCGTCGAGATCGAACACCTCCAGTCCTTTACGCGACTCAACCGCCAGATGACCGACCAGGGCGACATCGCCCCCAGCATGCAAGACGTCTTCCAGAACGTCATGCAAAACGGCAACACGTTCGGCGACTCGCCGCGCTCGCGGGGCGACTGGGCCGACGACCTCGAGTTCGACGTCTCCGACGCTCGCGAGGAGGACGTCGAGTACCTCTGGTACGTTGGCGACTTCCCGAGCTACGACGAGCGCAACAAGCAGGTCGCTCGCTCGCTGGCGACGATCCTGAAAGAAGCCGACGTCAGCTTCGGGATCCTCTTCGACGACGAAAAGTACGACGGCAACGACATCCGCCGCGTCGGCGAAGAGTTCCTCTACGTCGAACTCGCCGGCCACCACGTCGAGACCTGGGAGGACTGTGAGTTCGAGAAGATCGTCTGTACCGATCCCCACTCGTACAACACGTTCAAAAACGAGTATCCGGAGGTCGACTTCGAGGAGTTCGCTGACGACCCGATGATGCCGTTCGAAATCGAAGAGCAGTGGAACGAAGACGGCGAAATCGAGGTCCTCCACTGGACCCAGGCCGTCGAAGAACTCGTCACGGAAGGCACACTCGAGCTCTCCGGCACCGAACTCGACTACACCGTCACGTATCACGACCCGTGTCACCTCGGTCGGTACAACGACGAGTACGAGGCCCCGCGCGAACTCATCAAGGCAACGGGCTGTACGCTCGACGAGATGCCACGCAACCGTGCCAACGCCTTCTGCTGTGGTGGTGGCGGTGGCGGCCTCTGGATGGACTTCGAAGAAGAGCCAAAACCCAGCGAAGAACGCATCCGCGAGGCGCTCGAGGATACCGACGCTGGCGCAGACATCGAAAAATTCGTCGTCGCCTGTCCGATGTGCATGACGATGTACGAGGACGGCCGCAAAACGGGCGGCTACGAGGACGAGATCGAGATCGTCGACGTCGCCGAACTCATCGTCGAGGCCATTGGCGCCGAAGAAGAGGCGAACCTCGAAGTCGCAGCGGACTGA
- a CDS encoding conditioned medium-induced protein 4, whose amino-acid sequence MNEKTEELRDIFTDVTDGEETITESQEDTRGSLPTDDRSERERLENVVTQMLERYSFETSLSTDDLIGVARGFYDDKSDGDVADDLETDEGTVFEARMSLHLIGEDDADEVDLVAIRSRDESDATLADEYDVTKAQIQRYRRVAEAQDESRAANDRYRDEFDSILADADLSSHMTTDVREDGLEDATEGMETDVEF is encoded by the coding sequence ATGAACGAAAAGACGGAAGAACTCCGGGACATCTTCACCGACGTTACCGACGGCGAAGAGACGATTACCGAATCCCAGGAGGACACTCGCGGCTCGCTCCCGACCGACGATCGATCCGAACGAGAACGCCTCGAGAACGTCGTCACACAGATGCTCGAGCGCTACAGCTTCGAAACGTCACTATCGACCGACGACCTCATCGGGGTCGCCAGAGGGTTTTACGATGATAAGAGCGACGGCGACGTCGCCGACGACCTCGAGACCGACGAGGGAACGGTGTTCGAGGCCCGCATGTCGTTGCACCTCATTGGGGAGGACGACGCCGACGAGGTCGACTTGGTCGCGATTCGCAGCCGCGACGAGAGTGACGCCACCCTCGCCGACGAGTACGACGTCACCAAGGCCCAGATCCAGCGCTACCGTCGCGTCGCTGAGGCTCAGGACGAATCCCGAGCAGCCAACGACCGGTACCGTGACGAGTTCGATAGCATTCTCGCCGACGCTGACCTTTCCTCGCACATGACCACCGACGTCCGTGAAGACGGCCTCGAGGACGCGACCGAAGGGATGGAGACGGACGTAGAGTTCTGA
- a CDS encoding HD domain-containing protein, with amino-acid sequence MLETVRSHARSYFEDAPAAHDWHHVERVETIAETLLERHPERADNHVVKLAVYLHDIGREREDRGEVDCHAEWGADEAGRILADVGAADETIECVRHCVRAHRYSNDVEPTTLEAALVADADNLDALGAVGIGRVFAHGAVVGSPLYDPAVPLEADESAAGTTQYNHLHKKILTLPERMYTDVGRELADDRAAFVRAYVDRFEREIDGER; translated from the coding sequence ATGCTCGAGACGGTTCGCAGCCACGCCCGATCGTACTTCGAGGACGCGCCCGCAGCCCACGACTGGCACCACGTCGAGCGTGTCGAGACGATCGCCGAGACGCTCCTGGAACGCCATCCAGAGCGGGCAGACAACCACGTCGTGAAACTCGCCGTCTACCTCCACGACATCGGTCGGGAGCGAGAAGACCGCGGCGAGGTCGACTGCCACGCGGAGTGGGGCGCCGACGAGGCAGGACGGATTCTCGCGGACGTCGGCGCTGCCGACGAAACGATCGAGTGCGTCCGCCACTGCGTGCGCGCTCACCGCTACTCGAACGACGTCGAACCGACAACGCTCGAGGCGGCGCTCGTCGCCGACGCGGACAACCTCGACGCGCTCGGTGCGGTCGGGATCGGGCGCGTGTTCGCCCACGGGGCGGTCGTCGGCTCACCCCTCTACGACCCCGCGGTCCCGCTCGAGGCCGACGAGTCGGCCGCGGGAACGACCCAGTACAATCACCTCCACAAGAAGATCCTCACGCTTCCCGAACGGATGTACACCGACGTCGGCCGCGAACTCGCCGACGACCGCGCCGCGTTCGTTCGGGCGTACGTCGACCGCTTCGAGCGGGAGATCGACGGCGAACGGTAA
- the sufU gene encoding Fe-S cluster assembly sulfur transfer protein SufU: MGLGSDMYRQQILDHYKNPRNYGELEDPTFSHVGENPMCGDEIRMDVNLADDGETIEQVAFTGDGCAISQASASMLSSELQGKTVEGLLEMDRDDVVDMLGVDISPMRVKCAVLAEKVAQDGAEIYQGDLEKDRTTTED; encoded by the coding sequence ATGGGACTGGGCTCAGACATGTACAGACAGCAGATCCTCGACCACTACAAGAACCCCCGGAACTACGGGGAACTCGAGGATCCGACGTTCTCCCACGTCGGCGAGAACCCGATGTGTGGCGACGAGATTCGAATGGACGTCAATCTCGCCGACGACGGCGAGACGATCGAGCAGGTCGCGTTTACCGGCGACGGCTGTGCCATCAGCCAGGCATCGGCGAGTATGCTCTCGAGCGAACTCCAGGGCAAGACCGTCGAGGGACTGCTCGAGATGGACCGCGACGACGTCGTCGACATGCTCGGCGTCGACATCTCCCCGATGCGCGTCAAGTGTGCCGTCCTGGCTGAAAAAGTCGCTCAGGACGGCGCGGAGATCTATCAGGGCGACCTCGAGAAAGACAGGACGACGACCGAAGACTAG
- the radA gene encoding DNA repair and recombination protein RadA produces the protein MPEADLEELPGVGPATAEKLKDAGYDSFESLAVAAPAELSNTADVGDSTAGDIVRAARDAADVGGFETGSTVLERRNKIGKLSWHIDEVDDLLGGGIETQSITEVYGEFGSGKSQVTHQMAVNVQLPKEVGGLHGSCIFVDSEDTFRPERIDDMVRGLPDEAIEAAMEDREIEGSANDEAALDELVDSMLEYIHVAKAFNSNHQMLLAEKAKELASEHEDSEYPVRLLCVDSLTAHFRAEYVGRGELANRQQKLNKHLHDIDKVGNLYNAAVIVTNQVTSNPDAFFGDPTKPIGGNILGHKSTFRIYLRKSKGDKRIVRLVDAPNLADGEAVMRVEDVGLKPE, from the coding sequence ATGCCCGAAGCAGATCTCGAGGAACTCCCTGGCGTCGGACCGGCGACCGCAGAAAAACTCAAAGACGCAGGCTACGACTCGTTCGAAAGCCTGGCCGTCGCTGCTCCCGCAGAGCTGTCGAACACGGCCGACGTCGGCGACTCCACGGCTGGCGACATCGTCCGCGCAGCCCGAGACGCCGCCGACGTCGGCGGCTTCGAGACCGGCTCGACCGTCCTCGAGCGACGGAACAAGATCGGTAAACTGAGCTGGCACATCGACGAGGTCGACGACTTACTCGGTGGCGGCATCGAAACCCAGTCGATCACCGAAGTGTACGGCGAGTTCGGCTCGGGGAAATCCCAGGTCACCCACCAGATGGCGGTCAACGTTCAACTTCCCAAGGAAGTCGGCGGGCTCCACGGCTCCTGTATCTTCGTCGACAGTGAGGACACGTTCCGCCCCGAGCGGATCGACGACATGGTCCGCGGGCTTCCGGATGAGGCCATCGAGGCAGCGATGGAAGACCGCGAGATCGAAGGCTCGGCGAACGACGAGGCGGCACTCGACGAACTCGTCGACTCGATGCTCGAGTACATCCACGTCGCGAAGGCGTTCAACTCGAACCACCAGATGCTCCTCGCAGAGAAAGCCAAAGAACTCGCGAGCGAGCACGAAGACTCCGAGTATCCCGTTCGCCTGCTCTGTGTCGACTCGCTTACGGCACACTTCCGTGCGGAGTACGTCGGCCGTGGCGAACTCGCGAACCGCCAGCAGAAGCTCAACAAACACCTCCACGATATCGACAAGGTCGGCAATCTCTACAACGCCGCCGTCATCGTCACCAACCAGGTCACCTCGAACCCCGACGCCTTCTTCGGCGACCCGACGAAACCCATCGGTGGCAACATCCTCGGCCACAAGTCGACGTTCCGCATCTACCTGCGCAAGTCCAAAGGCGACAAGCGGATCGTCCGCCTGGTCGACGCGCCGAACCTCGCCGACGGCGAGGCCGTCATGCGCGTCGAGGACGTCGGATTAAAGCCCGAGTAA
- a CDS encoding outer membrane protein assembly factor BamB family protein yields MSELHQFDDWNQYKGDASHSGVSADREGPRRIEEAWTVDLTGPVGTPVCDHDTVYVGTTRGNLYALEAETGRRRWTVETTLSTETAPVVTREFVYFATEDGTVRAVDPATGDPRWDVEVSGALAGAPTLEGGRLFVGHADGLSVLTAETGDLLWTHETEGAVAGSPAVADDREWSGPRVFVATDEETVLALEAEDGESVWEVPTDGVVAGGPTIADGRVYVADDAGRLLALDGADGQSWFTYKTRDPFTASVTVLTGETVAVDEVPTTDVDFEEGTTFVGAADGYVHVTDTTFGRRKVRGWLFSKKGLALDGEIRASPVVVGNVVCAADTTGSVYGIDAHRYDHWWYFAADGPVTNTPAVGATRLFVPCEDERLYCLEWSPADQPSR; encoded by the coding sequence GTGAGTGAGTTGCACCAGTTCGACGACTGGAACCAGTATAAGGGAGACGCCTCCCATTCGGGAGTCAGTGCCGACCGCGAGGGGCCACGCCGAATCGAGGAGGCGTGGACGGTCGATCTGACCGGCCCCGTCGGAACGCCGGTCTGTGACCACGACACCGTCTACGTCGGGACGACCCGTGGAAACCTGTACGCGCTCGAGGCCGAGACGGGGCGCCGACGCTGGACCGTCGAGACGACGCTGTCGACCGAGACCGCGCCGGTCGTCACGCGTGAGTTCGTGTACTTCGCTACCGAGGACGGAACGGTCCGCGCGGTCGATCCTGCGACGGGTGACCCTCGATGGGACGTCGAGGTGTCGGGTGCGCTCGCTGGAGCGCCGACGCTCGAGGGCGGGCGGCTGTTCGTCGGCCACGCCGACGGGCTCTCGGTGCTCACGGCCGAAACCGGCGACCTGCTGTGGACACACGAGACAGAGGGAGCGGTCGCCGGTTCGCCCGCAGTCGCCGACGACCGCGAGTGGAGCGGCCCCCGCGTCTTCGTCGCCACCGACGAGGAGACCGTCCTGGCGCTCGAGGCCGAAGACGGCGAGTCGGTGTGGGAGGTTCCGACCGACGGGGTCGTCGCCGGTGGTCCGACGATCGCCGACGGTCGCGTATACGTCGCGGACGACGCTGGCCGACTGCTCGCGCTCGACGGCGCGGACGGCCAGTCGTGGTTCACCTACAAGACCCGTGATCCGTTTACCGCGTCCGTGACGGTCCTCACCGGGGAGACGGTCGCCGTCGACGAGGTGCCGACGACCGACGTGGACTTCGAGGAGGGAACTACGTTCGTCGGTGCGGCCGACGGCTACGTCCACGTCACTGACACGACGTTCGGCCGACGGAAGGTCCGCGGCTGGCTGTTCTCGAAGAAGGGACTGGCGCTGGACGGCGAGATCCGTGCCTCACCCGTCGTCGTCGGCAACGTCGTCTGCGCCGCCGACACGACCGGCTCCGTCTACGGGATTGACGCTCATCGGTACGATCACTGGTGGTACTTCGCCGCCGACGGCCCGGTCACGAACACCCCTGCAGTCGGTGCCACCCGTCTGTTCGTCCCTTGCGAGGACGAGCGACTCTACTGTCTCGAGTGGTCACCCGCCGACCAGCCCTCGAGATAA
- the pspAB gene encoding PspA-associated protein PspAB, translated as MGLLDGLRAALGLRAEADARRDADPEDLFGMSTAYLTMEAELGYDSLGVGALCFSGVDSHSFRETVGEVEAILEAGRADTGTDFRVTEDDHGYHWVVLEDADPEDLITSMHFAADTFIEHGYGSRLLAAVFGYESGDSAARHRDGGGDAAGAGGTAYWIYSFRRGAYYPFAPRPGRERDSSAEFKLESALDGELEIEREKEYWYPLWPSSSGTHPWE; from the coding sequence ATGGGACTGCTGGACGGACTCCGTGCTGCCCTCGGGTTGCGCGCCGAAGCCGACGCCAGACGCGACGCCGACCCCGAGGACCTCTTCGGGATGAGCACCGCCTACCTGACGATGGAGGCCGAACTGGGCTACGACTCCCTCGGTGTGGGGGCGCTCTGTTTCTCCGGGGTCGACTCCCACAGCTTCCGCGAGACCGTCGGCGAAGTCGAGGCGATCCTCGAGGCCGGACGGGCCGACACCGGAACCGACTTTCGCGTCACCGAGGACGACCACGGCTACCACTGGGTCGTCCTCGAGGACGCAGACCCGGAGGACCTGATCACGAGCATGCACTTCGCTGCCGACACGTTCATCGAGCACGGCTACGGCTCGCGACTGCTGGCGGCCGTGTTCGGCTACGAGAGCGGCGATAGCGCAGCGCGCCATCGTGACGGAGGCGGCGACGCCGCCGGAGCGGGCGGGACGGCCTACTGGATCTACTCGTTCCGCCGCGGGGCTTACTACCCGTTCGCTCCCCGCCCCGGCCGCGAGCGCGACTCGAGCGCGGAGTTCAAACTCGAGTCGGCCCTCGACGGCGAACTCGAGATCGAACGCGAGAAGGAGTACTGGTATCCGCTGTGGCCGAGTTCGAGCGGGACTCATCCCTGGGAGTAA
- a CDS encoding SWIM zinc finger family protein codes for MKTTASPKAPLPVPASDHLEERSLRARTEPMSVLPLGDGLYEVESASDHSYLVDLEAGRCTCPDHVFRGVRCKHVRRVAIEITEGRTPPPGQVGVACHDCGEPVFVDEDDAIEPCYCHGHAIWPGNTVRDRETGDLLTVVDVSTLRADAVEIREADCTVAEYGTNERYEPDVPVVGAVYPHARVKPNGVVPRSLKVYTFPRTRLEKRPDGSRRDARRSRSSAR; via the coding sequence ATGAAAACGACAGCATCACCGAAAGCACCGCTGCCAGTACCGGCCTCCGACCACCTCGAGGAGCGGTCGCTCCGTGCGCGCACCGAACCGATGTCGGTGCTCCCGCTGGGCGACGGCCTCTACGAGGTCGAGTCCGCGAGCGACCACAGCTACCTCGTCGACCTCGAAGCGGGTCGCTGTACCTGTCCGGATCACGTCTTCCGCGGCGTTCGGTGCAAGCACGTTCGTCGCGTCGCAATCGAAATCACCGAGGGACGAACGCCGCCACCCGGTCAGGTCGGCGTCGCCTGTCACGACTGTGGCGAGCCCGTCTTCGTGGACGAAGACGACGCGATCGAACCGTGCTACTGCCACGGCCACGCCATTTGGCCCGGCAATACCGTTCGGGACCGCGAGACCGGCGATCTGCTCACCGTCGTCGACGTCTCCACCCTGCGGGCCGACGCCGTCGAGATCCGCGAGGCCGACTGTACCGTCGCCGAGTACGGTACTAACGAGCGCTACGAGCCGGACGTCCCCGTCGTCGGCGCGGTCTACCCCCACGCTCGAGTCAAACCCAACGGCGTCGTCCCGCGCTCGCTGAAGGTCTACACCTTCCCCCGGACGCGGCTCGAAAAACGGCCGGACGGATCGCGACGGGACGCCCGGCGGAGTCGTTCGTCAGCCCGGTAA